One segment of Rhipicephalus sanguineus isolate Rsan-2018 chromosome 6, BIME_Rsan_1.4, whole genome shotgun sequence DNA contains the following:
- the LOC119397804 gene encoding uncharacterized protein LOC119397804 — protein MLQARSAPQPQKAQKSAPFLEQAQQSPTDLWEDGQDLNGLDYEVEPSHTAPTPPPPAHMDTTSKPAADALPTAADPKAHTPFTDIGDGKYHVKDGFMIGSKQAEKILGHKKPPLVVKDMAQAIWGREGLAERSYGGKLAPKDYKNPNAVVRKQLSPHKVALIIDTVTHWGSRSGVPVKETLDNLSTILSQKIQDVRRTKRKED, from the exons ATGCTACAGGCGAGAAGTGCCCCTCAGCCTCAAAAGGCACAAAAAAGTGCCCCGTTTCTCGAGCAAGCACAACAGTCCCCTACAG ATCTGTGGGAGGATGGCCAAGACCTTAATGGTTTGGATTACGAAGTTGAACCGTCACACACAGcccccacaccaccaccaccagcacacATGGACACTACATCCAAGCCTGCTGCAGACGCACTCCCCACAG CTGCAGACCCAAAAGCCCACACTCCTTTTACTGACATTGGTGATGGCAAG TATCACGTGAAAGACGGTTTCATGATTGGAAGCAAGCAGGCGGAAAAAATCCTGGGCCATAAAAAACCTCCACTCGTTGTAAAGGATATGGCCCAAGCCATATGGGGTCGCGAAGGATTGGCGGAGCGAAGTTATGGAGGCAAATTAGCCCCCAAGGACTACAAGAACCCCAACGCAGTCGTGCGGAAGCAACTGAGTCCACACAAGGTTGCTTTGATTATTG ACACCGTGACACATTGGGGGTCGAGGAGTGGAGTCCCAGTTAAGGAAACGCTGGACAATTTGTCTACCATTTTGTCTCAAAAAATTCAAGACGTCAGGAGgacaaagagaaaggaagattGA